From a region of the Panthera uncia isolate 11264 chromosome B1, Puncia_PCG_1.0, whole genome shotgun sequence genome:
- the LOC125923256 gene encoding ATP synthase membrane subunit K, mitochondrial-like yields the protein MEIMEGPETDAQFQFTGMKKHFRSYTLTGRMNCVLATYGGIALMVLYFKLRSKKTPAVKAT from the coding sequence ATGGAAATCATGGAAGGTCCAGAAACTGATGCCCAATTCCAATTCACTGGTATGAAAAAACACTTCCGCTCTTACACCCTCACAGGTAGAATGAATTGTGTACTGGCCACATATGGAGGCATCGCTTTGATGGTCTTGTACTTCAAGTTAAGGTCTAAAAAAACACCAGCTGTGAAAGCAACATAA